The following are from one region of the Staphylococcus argenteus genome:
- a CDS encoding DNA-3-methyladenine glycosylase produces the protein MDFVNNDTRKIAKNLLGVKVIYQDEAQTYTGYIVETEAYLGFDDLAAHGFSGKVTPKVTSLYKRGGTIYAHVMHTHLLINFVTKSEGIPEGVLIRAIEPEDGLSAMFRNRGKKGYEVTNGPGKWTKAFNIPRSIDGATLNDCRLSIDTKNRKYPKDIVASPRVGIPNKGDWTHKALRYTVKGNPFVSRMRKSDCMFPEDTWK, from the coding sequence ATGGATTTTGTTAATAATGATACGAGAAAAATTGCCAAAAACCTTTTAGGTGTTAAAGTAATTTATCAAGATGAGGCACAAACTTATACAGGCTACATCGTGGAAACGGAAGCATACTTAGGATTTGATGATCTTGCAGCTCATGGTTTTAGTGGTAAAGTAACACCAAAAGTGACATCTCTATATAAGCGTGGCGGTACAATTTATGCACATGTCATGCATACACATTTACTCATTAATTTTGTAACTAAATCTGAAGGCATACCAGAAGGTGTACTCATCCGTGCTATTGAACCAGAAGACGGTTTATCCGCTATGTTCCGTAACAGAGGTAAGAAAGGCTACGAGGTAACGAATGGCCCAGGAAAATGGACTAAGGCATTTAACATCCCACGTTCTATTGACGGTGCAACGCTAAATGATTGTAGATTATCTATTGATACAAAGAATCGTAAATACCCCAAAGATATTGTTGCTAGTCCACGAGTTGGTATTCCAAATAAGGGAGACTGGACTCATAAAGCATTACGTTACACAGTAAAAGGAAACCCATTTGTGTCTCGCATGCGTAAATCAGATTGTATGTTTCCCGAAGATACGTGGAAGTAA